One segment of Carya illinoinensis cultivar Pawnee chromosome 1, C.illinoinensisPawnee_v1, whole genome shotgun sequence DNA contains the following:
- the LOC122289883 gene encoding probable adenylate kinase 6, chloroplastic, with product MAVFYRLPRARGSTHIFSMTSTVRAFSSCSTSNSGNDLKSPSLLAQKPLPLRHEPRDRNVQWVFLGCPGVGKGTYASRLSNLLGVPHIATGDLVREELSSSGPLASRLAEIVNQGKLVSDEIVINLLSKHLEAGEAKGKTGFILDGFPRTITQAEILEGVTNIDLVINLKLREDALLAKCLGRRICSECGGNYNIACINIKGENGSPGLYMAPLLPPPHCASKLFTRSDDTEEVVKERLRVYKEMTQPVEEFYRSRGKLLEFDLPGGIPESWPKLLHSLNLEHDDKQSAAA from the exons atgGCGGTATTTTACCGGTTGCCAAGGGCGAGAGGCTCAACGCATATCTTCTCCATGACCTCCACAGTCCGGGCGTTCTCTTCGTGCTCTACATCGAATTCCGGAAATGACCTCAAATCGCCGTCCCTGCTCGCCCAGAAGCCCCTCCCTCTGCGTCACGAACCCAGGGACAGAAACGTGCAGTGGGTTTTCCTCGGCTGCCCCGGCGTTGGAAAAGGCACCTACGCGTCTCGACTCTCCAACCTGCTTGGTGTCCCTCACATCGCCACCGGTGATCTCGTCCGTGAAGAGCTCTCTTCCTCTGGTCCCCTCGCTTCCCGG cTTGCGGAGATTGTTAACCAAGGAAAACTGGTTTCAGATGAAATTGTAATAAATCTGTTGTCCAAGCATCTTGAAGCTGGTGAAGCTAAGGGCAAAACTGGCTTCATTCTTGATGGTTTCCCTCGAACCATAACACAGGCG GAAATTCTAGAGGGGGTAACAAATATTGACTTGGTGATCAACCTGAAGCTTCGGGAAGATGCATTGCTTGCAAAGTGCCTTGGAAGAAGAATATGTAGTGAGTGCGGAGGAAACTACAATATTGCATGTATCAATATTAAGGGTGAGAATGGAAGCCCTGGATTGTATATGGCTCCACTTCTCCCCCCTCCACATTGTGCATCAAAACTTTTCACTCGATCTGATGACACTGAAGAAGTTGTTAAGGAACGGCTTCGTGTATATAAGGAAATG ACTCAACCTGTGGAAGAGTTCTACCGCAGCCGTGGGAAGTTGTTGGAGTTTGATCTACCAGGAGGAATCCCAGAATCCTGGCCAAAGCTGCTTCATTCTCTGAATCTTGAACATGATGACAAACAGTCTGCAGCAGCATGA